The genome window GGATGATCATTTCTCAAACGGATGATAATTTGAGCCTCTCCGTCCTGATGTTGATTGCCTTGACGGCGGTCTCCGTGGTTGTCGGGCTGTTGATAGCGTTTTTGATCTCGCGGATGATCACGAAGCCGCTCTCGCTTTTGGTGTCCGTGGCGGAACGGGCAGGGGACGGGGACCTGACGTTGACCCGCGCGGATCTGGGTGAGGAGAGGCGCGACGAGTTGGGCAAGCTGTCGGATGCCCTCATCGAGATGGTTGAGGCACAGTGCCGGACGATAACGGAGGCCATGGAGATTGTGGAGCGGAGCGCGGAGAGTGCGGACACGATGCGAACCTCGTCAAATCAGTCCAGCGAGTCCGTCCTGAACGCAAAACAGGCTATAGAGAGTGTTGTGGCGCTTTGCGAGTCGAACTCCGCGTCGCTGCAGGAGAGCAACGCGGGGACGGAGGAGATGTCCGCGGCGTCGATGACTGCGGCGCAGGCGGCGACGGATTGCGCGGAGTTCATCTCTCAGACCACGGTGGTCTCGGGGCAGGCTGTGGAGATGGTACAGGAGATGATCGAGGATATGGGGCTTCTGTTCCGGAAGTCCCAGGAGAGTGGAGAGAAGCTCCGCGAGCTTGTGGAATCGGTGGGGCAGATCAGCGGATTTGTGGGGGTCATCACGTCGATAGCGGACCAGACGAATTTGCTGGCGCTGAACGCCGCTATTGAGGCGGCGCGGGCCGGAGAGGCCGGGCGGGGGTTTGCCGTTGTCGCGGAGGAGGTCCGTAAGCTGGCGGAGGACTCCGGTCAGGCGGCGAACAACGTCAAGGGTCTGATCACGACGCTGCAGACCGGGGCAGGGGAGACGGTGAATTCGAGCACGGAATCCTCCGAGCTTCTGACGCGGACGACGGAGAAGGCGGATAAGGCCAAGGAGTCCCTGAGCGAGGCGATGGGGCAGATAGACAAGGCCAACGATCGAATCCAGAACATCGCGGCGGTGGCGGAGGAGCAGGCGGCGTCGAGCCGGGAGATCGCCTCGGGCATCGATGCCGCGACAAAATCGACGGTGGACATGCTCCAGAACGTGGAGATGATACAGAGCTCTGCGGACGAGACGGCTAAGGTGGCGGAGGAGGTTGCGAAGCAGGCGGACAGCCTTGCGGTCCTGGCGGACAGGCTGAAGGGGGCCCTGTCGCGCTTCAAGGTATCCTCTGGCGATGCTTCGAGCGCCGGGCGGGTGGCCTTGAAAGGCTGATTCCAAGGGCTGATTCCAAAGCTAAAGGACTATAGGATACGGAGGGGAGCGGCCAAAGCCGCTCCCCTCCGTTCTTTATGTTCCGCGGCGAAGGATATCAAGATACCCCCTATATTGGAACGTCCTGCTTCGCGACGCCGAACCTTCCTGGAACAGTATTCCGGCATTGCAGAGACGCTTCACGGCAGAGGCTACGGTGTTGAAACTCACTCCAAGGGCGCTCGCTGTCCTCCTTATCTCAATGATCGGGGACTCCTCCAGATAACCCAGCAGCCGCACGGCGCTCCCGGCTGCTCTTCTGAGGGCCTTGGCACGGTTCATACCAATTCGCGTTTAAAGGAGGGCTTAGTACCTTTTGGCCCCCCTGAAAGGGGGGCTGCCCCGCAGGGGCTGGGGGGTTGTTGCGCCCGAGAAACAACCCCTCCGGTTCGCTGACGCGAACCACCTCCCCTTTCATAAGTGAGACAGCAAATCTTTGATTTGCGTCGTCGAACTTAGATTTTTCATCAGGGGAGGCAATCCACATTAGACGCGATTTGGTATCACATCTCGCTCATGCAGCGCGATGAGTTCCTCCATCGCGTCCACTGCATTGGCTGTGGACTCTATCGTCGCGCGCAGGACAGTTGAATTTGACAGAATAGTTCCTTACCTACACAAAATAACGAGGAACCATTTTTATTGAGCGTCTATGGCGAAGCCTGAAGTACGAGTGCATCTACCTGAACGAGTACGAGAATGTGGCCGAATTGCTGGAAGGGCTGAGGTGGTGGTTCAGATTTTATAATGAGGAGCGTCCGCACACGGCTTTACCGGGAAGGATAACCCCACGCAATATGTATGAAAAGCTCCTCATTTCTTGAACCTTGACCTAAACTCTTCTTTCCCCCTTTTTGGTCCTTGACATGGGGACCACTATAGTCGTTTGTAAGCTTCTTCCAAAATCAACAGCATCTTATCAAAGGTAGCCTTTGTTACTCCAAATATCCCCTGATACTCTTCTTCCTTCAATTGCTCGCATCTTTTTAAGTTATTCATGTCCTAAAGAATAACTCTTAAATGCTTTTTTGGCAAAGTTCGTGGACAGGTCTACTCTTTACTTACGTCGAAACGCGGTAATGCTACCGCGTTTCGACGTAAGCGACTGACATGCCATTCACGATCTGCCGGCCTTGAAGGGGAGGTCATCTGCTGGCGTCAATAGCGCGGCAATAGCACCGCACATCGACATAAGCAGACGAATGGTTTGGATTTACGCGTCCTTGGTCCGGTCCAGGACAATCTTGTACCCGCCGGCCCCGTAGTCCAGAAATTTTTTGACCCGACTGATCGTGGCCGTGCTCGCCCCCGTCTGCTGGGCGATTTGGGGGTAGGTCTTTGCCTGGCTCAACAGGCGGGCTACCTCCAGCCGTTGGGATAACGCCTTGAGCTCCCCGATCGTGGCGACATCCTCCAGAAAGTCGTAGACCTCCTGGCGCGTCTCGAGTTTCAGAAAAGCATCGCAGAGTTTGTCCGTAAGGGTATCCTTCCAATTCTCCGCCATGGATTGCACTCCTTCCGAGACCCCGATTTTTTGCTGCTTTGGGTATCATGTTAGCTTTTTAGTCGTATTAACTCTTCAATAGTATACCGTATTGATGAACTTTGTGGCAATGCCGCGGGAAAACACCCTTGACAAACGGCTTCCGAGGATAGGAAACTTGAAGGAGGGAGGCTGGAACATCGCTGTGCCTGCGGGGAGCGGCGTTGCGTTCGGCGGGAGGCCCCTACGGGCTGAGGACGCGTGGATTCCATCGGCGCTCCCCTTGAATCTTTCGTGTTGGAGGCATTGGACCTTGCTCTCAAAAAATTTCATCCTGCACTCGGACTGGCCCGCCTCGGGCGACCAGCCGGAGGCCATCGAGGCCCTGACCCGGGGACTCGGACAGGGGGACCGTTTCCAGACCCTGATGGGCGTCACGGGCAGCGGCAAGACCTTCACGATGGCCAACGTCGTCGCCGCGGTCAACCGTCCCACGCTGGTGCTGGCCCACAACAAGACGCTGGCGGCGCAGCTCTACAGCGAGTTCAAGATGTTCTTTCCGGAGAACGCCGTGCACTACTTCGTCAGCTATTACGACTACTATCAGCCGGAGGCCTACATCCCGTCCAGCGACACCTACATCGAAAAGGACGCCTCCGTCAACGACCGTATCGAGCGGCTGAGGCTGGCCGCCACCAAGGCGCTGATCGAGCGGCGCGACGTGCTGGTCGTCGCCAGCGTCTCCTGCATCTACGGATTGGGGAAGCGCGAGAACTACGAGAACGCCATCTTCTCATTCGCCGAGGGCGACCGGTGGGAGCACCGCGCCTTTCTCCAGCACCTGATGGAGAACTATTACGAGCGCAACGACACGGTGCTGGAGGCCGGGAAGTTCCGCGTGCGGGGCGACACCATCGAGATCTTCCCCGCCTACGACGAGAACTGTATCCGCGTCACCTTCTTCGACGACGAGATCGAGCGGGTGGACCTGGTGAACCCCCTGACGGGCAAGCTGGTGGAGCGGATGCCGGAGGCGTCGATCTTCCCGGCGCAGCACTACGTCACCCAGACGGACGCCATCGAGCGCTCCAAGCCCCTGATCGAGGCGGAGCTGGCCCGGATGGAGGAGCGCTTCACGAACGAGGGGAAGTTCCTGGAGGCCCAGCGCATCCGCATGCGCACGCGCTACGACCTGGAGATGCTCACCGAGGTGGGGTACTGCTCGGGCATCGAGAACTACTCCGTCTACCTGGACGGGCGCAATATCGGCGACCCGCCCGGCACGCTGGTCGATTTCTTCCCCGAGGACTTCCTGATGATCGTGGACGAGTCCCACATCACGCTGCCTCAGGTTCGGGGCATGTTCAACGGCGACCGCGCCCGCAAGACCGTGCTGGTAGAAAACGGCTTCCGGCTGCCCTCCTGCCTGGACAACCGCCCCCTGGAGTGGCACGAGTTCGAGGGGCACCTGCACACGGCGG of uncultured Fretibacterium sp. contains these proteins:
- a CDS encoding YerC/YecD family TrpR-related protein; its protein translation is MAENWKDTLTDKLCDAFLKLETRQEVYDFLEDVATIGELKALSQRLEVARLLSQAKTYPQIAQQTGASTATISRVKKFLDYGAGGYKIVLDRTKDA
- a CDS encoding methyl-accepting chemotaxis protein: MFRNMRISLKLSLGFGLVLLVFVVAVAFSWTKISGVQEDNRFMAKISEVLALITDVNDGISGLRFSARGYLYAEDVDDMKVGRDSLKAVEEGIARGEKMYREDPRLVGLSRISDLKGPLEAYFKSMEEVVTLVEAKRNTVQGLDRDSQEFLDKLEEALVPIYRQLQDDISAGNAAEARRRLDRVREGEALTTEIGEVRRSYSWVMANRDVSGVDALLSRVDAMGKRGQKLLDDTRSEEVRKDLQDALTHLHAFSSGVRELAGQFVRLSELTKIVKQQGDDLDDLSDAIFDTAQKRTRMIISQTDDNLSLSVLMLIALTAVSVVVGLLIAFLISRMITKPLSLLVSVAERAGDGDLTLTRADLGEERRDELGKLSDALIEMVEAQCRTITEAMEIVERSAESADTMRTSSNQSSESVLNAKQAIESVVALCESNSASLQESNAGTEEMSAASMTAAQAATDCAEFISQTTVVSGQAVEMVQEMIEDMGLLFRKSQESGEKLRELVESVGQISGFVGVITSIADQTNLLALNAAIEAARAGEAGRGFAVVAEEVRKLAEDSGQAANNVKGLITTLQTGAGETVNSSTESSELLTRTTEKADKAKESLSEAMGQIDKANDRIQNIAAVAEEQAASSREIASGIDAATKSTVDMLQNVEMIQSSADETAKVAEEVAKQADSLAVLADRLKGALSRFKVSSGDASSAGRVALKG
- the uvrB gene encoding excinuclease ABC subunit UvrB, coding for MLSKNFILHSDWPASGDQPEAIEALTRGLGQGDRFQTLMGVTGSGKTFTMANVVAAVNRPTLVLAHNKTLAAQLYSEFKMFFPENAVHYFVSYYDYYQPEAYIPSSDTYIEKDASVNDRIERLRLAATKALIERRDVLVVASVSCIYGLGKRENYENAIFSFAEGDRWEHRAFLQHLMENYYERNDTVLEAGKFRVRGDTIEIFPAYDENCIRVTFFDDEIERVDLVNPLTGKLVERMPEASIFPAQHYVTQTDAIERSKPLIEAELARMEERFTNEGKFLEAQRIRMRTRYDLEMLTEVGYCSGIENYSVYLDGRNIGDPPGTLVDFFPEDFLMIVDESHITLPQVRGMFNGDRARKTVLVENGFRLPSCLDNRPLEWHEFEGHLHTAVFVSATPGDYELEHSAQVVEQVIRPTGIPDPEVLVLPAKDQIDDLIERLRTVSEKGERALVLTLTKRSSEDLADYLRELKFKVRYIHSELNTFERAELIRDLRKGDVQVLVGINLLREGMDLPEVTLVAILDADREGYLRSYRSLIQIMGRAARNVDSTVILYADAETESIRRAVDETGRRRERQMAFNAKHGIVPRNIEKEIKSLLPQELLEAYSLDGAERGARRDGDAETPKLTVKELERAMWEAVERLDFERAATLRDLIAESRGEAPEGAGRKVDGKGSPHPPARGRRRRR